Within Anopheles ziemanni chromosome 2, idAnoZiCoDA_A2_x.2, whole genome shotgun sequence, the genomic segment ACTATATGTGTATCTTCTGAGCGGTCGCGCTGAGTTCGTCCATACTTTTGCGGGCCTGGTCCGTGATGTCGTCCAGGGACTTCTTGGTGTGTGTCAGGATCTCGTTCGTACTGTTCGCCGCACTGTTGGCCAGTTCTTTCATCTACGGTGGAAGAAATCGAAAACCAGATCGTTAAGCAAACCGCATTCAATAAACTGCTACTTCTTCACCTACCTCAGCATTCAGCTTCCCTATCACCCATTCCAAACCCTGACGACCCTTGCCCGCATTGGTACTGATGTTCTTGGTCAGCACGTCCTCCATGTACCGGTTCAGTGGGACGCCCTCGACCTGCACCGTCGCTTCCTGCTTCAGTAGCGTTTTGGACGGGTCAGTCGGGTGTGGAACGTAGCTGAGCGTTTCGTACACTGAAAGGAAGCTGCCAAAGGTGAGGTTGATCGTCTTCAGTGTCATAAGCCGTTCCTTCGGATCGACGGTTGACTTTTCACTAGCGTAGCAGACGTTTGGGGAACCAATGAGCTGTAGggaatgaaaaagaagaaaaacagttaAATTACATCTTAAGCGGCAAGAACAACAGGGTAAAAAAAGATCTAATACACCACACGCCTAACAATTTCCGAATTTAATGGGATCCAAAACACCTGTTAACCTTGTCCTAGCACAACGCAATAACCGCAGCTCAACCGGGCCTGTATAAACTCTCTTTCTACATCAGGAAAAAAGCATCATCTGCGATAACAAGCGCAAAACACTACCTATCAAGAATTAAATGCGACGAACGATGCGACAATTCTTTTTTGagcagtgaaaacaaattcaattccTAGCAATTAATACTTTTGACCTTACTTATCCGTTTGATTAATGGTggattacttttattttttatgtttattaaaatacgtaaaaatgataaaactcTTATTTACTATTAAATTACAGCCTGcagacagattaatatgtaaatCCGAATATGAATAAGATTATGAATCTCGTTGCCTTCTTAATCAAAAAGATAT encodes:
- the LOC131283166 gene encoding protein slowmo — encoded protein: MKIWTSEHVFNHPWETVAQAAWRKYPNPINTAVIGTDVVERRVVDGVLHTHRLVSSKWYFPQWAQKLIGSPNVCYASEKSTVDPKERLMTLKTINLTFGSFLSVYETLSYVPHPTDPSKTLLKQEATVQVEGVPLNRYMEDVLTKNISTNAGKGRQGLEWVIGKLNAEMKELANSAANSTNEILTHTKKSLDDITDQARKSMDELSATAQKIHI